One Paralichthys olivaceus isolate ysfri-2021 chromosome 8, ASM2471397v2, whole genome shotgun sequence genomic region harbors:
- the LOC109627415 gene encoding N-acetylaspartate synthetase-like, producing the protein MEQQVSKIKKNICRKVHQNGLQSLVVREFRPVDKEEVQRIYCEGFMEMIPDTAFRGLRHHPERLLLYAAMTVLCFVITMCWWVIALLPAIVLGCRYFYSRRVFHGYLEQVMSKDMGDIERFYSKSPDSCLWVAVLEGKVVGLVAAVGQQRPRRAVELQRMSVDRRYRRYGVAFELGLKVQDFAAAHGYSTVVLGTIAYTPAPHRLYQSLGYCCVGVTNGYATPGAGMSLMERLFYKVRHHSYSLDVQNNKLSQH; encoded by the exons ATGGAACAACAAGTATCTAAAATTAAGAAGAACATATGTAGAAAAGTACATCAGAATGGACTTCAAAGCTTAGTTGTGCGTGAGTTTAGGCCAGTGGACAAAGAGGAGGTGCAGCGGATCTATTGTGAGGGTTTCATGGAGATGATACCAGACACTGCATTCAGAGGCTTGAGACATCACCCTGAGAGACTCCTACTCTATGCTGCTATGACAG TTCTATGTTTTGTCATCACCATGTGTTGGTGGGTGATAGCGCTCCTCCCAGCTATTGTGCTGGGTTGTCGCTACTTCTACAGCAGGCGTGTGTTCCATGGTTACCTGGAACAGGTCATGAGCAAGGACATGGGTGACATTGAGCGGTTCTACAGTAAATCACCAG ACTCCTGCCTGTGGGTTGCAGTGCTGGAAGGCAAAGTGGTGGGTCTAGTAGCAGCAGTGGGCCAGCAGAGACCAAGACGTGCTGTTGAGCTGCAGAGGATGTCTGTTGACCGGAGGTATCGGCGGTATGGGGTTGCGTTTGAGCTGGGTCTGAAAGTTCAGGACTTTGCTGCTGCTCATGGTTACTCTACTGTTGTGCTGGGAACCATTGCGTACACTCCAGCTCCCCACCGCCTCTACCAGAGTCTGGGTTACTGCTGTGTGGGGGTCACAAATGGGTATGCCACACCTGGAGCGGGAATGTCTTTAATGGAAAGACTTTTCTACAAAGTCCGCCATCACTCCTACAGCCTGGATGTGCAAAATAACAAGTTGAGTCAACACTGA